A single Ochrobactrum sp. BTU1 DNA region contains:
- the proP gene encoding glycine betaine/L-proline transporter ProP: MAQSDAAGSSSQATPLQIHDIKVIDNTKLKKAITAAALGNAMEWFDFGVYGFVAYALGQVFFPNAAPGIQTIAALATFSVPFLVRPLGGLFFGVMGDRFGRQKVLSLTIIIMAASTFCIGLIPSYATIGIWAPILLLLCKLAQGFSVGGEYTGAAIFVAEYAPDKRRGFLGSWLDFGSIAGFVLGAGLVVFLSTMVGEEAFLDWGWRIPFYLAAPLGLIGLYLRHAAEETPAFTQQLEALEKEDRDSIEDRPMVSFKEIVRKYWRALSVCIGMVLVTNVTYYMLLTYMPTYLSQSLGYSEDHGVLIIIVVMIGMLFVQPVVGFLSDRFGRRPFLIIGSVGLLLFAVPAFHLVASGNIATIFAGLLILAILLNCLTGIMASTLPALFPARIRYSALAAAFNISIIVAGLTPTVAAWLVEATDNLYLPAYYLMCAAIVGLITAFFLPETANKPLRGDTPSASNKTEAKLLLKEAYSHIEERVDKLDDEILSLEQQIEELQQRRQALVDRHPKLN; encoded by the coding sequence ATGGCGCAAAGCGATGCTGCAGGCAGCTCATCTCAGGCTACACCATTACAAATTCATGACATCAAGGTCATCGATAACACCAAACTCAAGAAGGCCATTACTGCTGCAGCCTTGGGCAACGCGATGGAGTGGTTCGATTTCGGTGTTTATGGCTTCGTAGCCTATGCATTGGGCCAGGTTTTCTTCCCCAATGCAGCGCCCGGCATTCAGACGATTGCAGCACTCGCAACCTTTTCTGTGCCGTTTCTGGTACGCCCTTTGGGCGGGCTTTTTTTCGGCGTGATGGGAGACCGCTTCGGCCGTCAGAAAGTTCTCTCACTCACGATCATCATCATGGCCGCCAGTACATTTTGTATCGGTTTGATCCCATCTTACGCAACGATCGGAATTTGGGCACCAATTCTGCTTCTGCTCTGTAAGCTAGCGCAAGGCTTTTCGGTGGGCGGCGAATATACTGGCGCTGCGATTTTCGTCGCTGAGTACGCTCCAGACAAACGTCGCGGTTTCCTCGGTAGCTGGCTCGACTTCGGTTCGATCGCAGGATTCGTTTTAGGTGCGGGTCTTGTCGTTTTCCTCAGCACCATGGTTGGTGAGGAAGCGTTCCTGGATTGGGGTTGGCGTATCCCATTCTATCTTGCTGCACCCCTTGGGCTGATCGGACTTTATCTTCGCCATGCGGCTGAAGAAACGCCCGCCTTCACCCAACAACTTGAAGCATTGGAAAAAGAGGACCGTGATTCAATTGAAGACCGCCCAATGGTGTCCTTCAAGGAAATCGTCCGAAAATACTGGCGTGCATTAAGCGTATGTATCGGCATGGTTTTGGTGACAAACGTCACCTATTACATGCTGTTGACCTATATGCCGACATACCTTTCTCAGAGTCTTGGTTATTCTGAGGATCATGGAGTACTAATCATCATCGTGGTGATGATCGGGATGCTGTTCGTGCAGCCAGTCGTCGGCTTCCTCAGCGATCGATTTGGCCGCAGGCCTTTCCTGATTATCGGCAGTGTGGGCCTATTATTGTTTGCCGTGCCAGCCTTCCACCTTGTTGCCAGTGGGAACATTGCGACCATTTTTGCCGGCTTGCTGATATTGGCGATATTGCTCAACTGCCTCACAGGCATCATGGCATCGACACTGCCAGCACTGTTTCCGGCGCGCATTCGCTATAGCGCTCTTGCTGCTGCATTTAATATTTCGATTATCGTGGCGGGACTAACTCCTACTGTTGCTGCGTGGCTTGTTGAGGCAACAGATAATCTTTATCTGCCTGCCTATTATCTCATGTGCGCAGCGATCGTGGGTCTCATCACTGCTTTCTTCCTTCCTGAGACAGCCAACAAACCGCTGCGTGGCGACACGCCAAGTGCGTCAAACAAAACGGAAGCCAAACTGCTCCTCAAGGAAGCCTACTCGCATATCGAAGAACGAGTCGATAAGCTCGATGATGAAATTCTCTCGCTGGAACAGCAGATCGAGGAATTACAGCAACGCCGCCAGGCGCTCGTTGACCGGCATCCGAAACTAAACTGA
- a CDS encoding UbiX family flavin prenyltransferase — protein MKRIVVGVSGASGSLISLKVLECLNKIQSVETHLVISQAAERTLLYELGANGYSMLHRLAEKTYSVEDVGAAVASGSVPTAGMIVAPCSMRTLASIAHGLSDSLLTRAADVHLKERRKLLLITRETPLHLVHLRNMCTVTEMGAIVMPPVPAFYLHPQTVDDIAHQIAARAIDLMGIGEQQAKSWSGSV, from the coding sequence GTGAAGCGTATTGTCGTGGGAGTTTCAGGCGCGTCGGGGTCGTTGATTTCGCTTAAAGTACTTGAGTGTCTGAACAAGATTCAGTCTGTTGAAACGCATCTTGTCATATCACAAGCTGCTGAGCGCACATTGCTCTATGAGCTGGGCGCGAACGGCTATTCAATGCTGCATCGGTTGGCAGAGAAGACCTATTCAGTTGAGGACGTGGGAGCAGCCGTTGCCAGCGGATCCGTGCCGACTGCCGGGATGATTGTTGCGCCTTGTTCCATGCGCACCTTAGCATCGATAGCCCATGGCTTGAGCGATAGTCTGCTAACGCGTGCTGCTGATGTGCATCTTAAAGAGCGGCGCAAGCTGCTGCTGATCACGCGCGAAACACCTCTGCATCTCGTCCATCTGCGCAATATGTGTACAGTCACCGAAATGGGGGCAATCGTGATGCCGCCAGTGCCTGCTTTTTATCTACATCCGCAAACGGTGGATGATATTGCCCATCAGATCGCAGCGCGAGCCATTGATCTGATGGGGATTGGTGAACAACAGGCCAAAAGCTGGAGTGGCTCAGTTTAG
- a CDS encoding U32 family peptidase: MSDPRFNPSLSIGPVLYLWEGPKWRDFYFRIADEAPVDHVTLGEIVCSKRFHFIDPYLADVIERLQKAGKTISLGSLALVMLEREAKHVRQTAEQSLFPVEANDLSALSLLAGKPHMVGPLINVYNAATAKVLAARGAQSICLPPELPLASICEIIKGAPDVAFEIFTFGRIPLAISARCAHARSKGHIKDNCQFVCAEEPDGLPVKTLDSQSFLALNGVQTLSHTCQALIEDIPDLKAAGVAGFRLSPQDCDMVAVAKVHDDVLRERIDTQEGLARLQVIYPTVPLSNGFLHGGIGAAWISRHKTASVMHS; the protein is encoded by the coding sequence ATGTCCGATCCACGCTTTAATCCCAGCCTCAGCATTGGGCCTGTTCTTTATCTATGGGAGGGCCCGAAATGGCGCGATTTCTACTTTCGAATAGCCGATGAAGCACCGGTCGATCATGTCACGCTCGGTGAAATTGTCTGCTCAAAGCGTTTTCATTTCATTGATCCATACCTGGCAGATGTGATCGAGCGTTTGCAAAAGGCAGGCAAGACGATCAGCCTTGGCTCACTCGCGCTTGTCATGCTTGAACGCGAGGCAAAGCATGTTCGGCAAACCGCCGAACAATCCCTTTTTCCAGTCGAAGCCAATGATCTTTCTGCATTGAGCCTGCTGGCTGGCAAACCGCATATGGTTGGCCCGTTGATCAATGTTTACAACGCCGCCACTGCCAAAGTTCTGGCCGCGCGCGGAGCACAATCCATTTGTCTGCCACCGGAACTTCCGTTGGCTTCAATCTGTGAAATCATCAAGGGAGCGCCTGATGTTGCCTTCGAAATCTTCACTTTTGGCCGCATACCACTCGCCATATCAGCGCGCTGCGCCCACGCACGCTCAAAAGGACACATCAAGGACAATTGTCAGTTTGTTTGTGCCGAGGAGCCGGACGGTCTGCCAGTCAAAACACTCGATAGCCAGTCGTTCCTTGCCTTGAACGGTGTGCAGACACTGTCGCATACCTGTCAGGCACTCATTGAAGATATACCCGACCTGAAGGCCGCGGGGGTTGCAGGTTTCAGGCTTTCACCGCAGGATTGCGACATGGTTGCTGTCGCAAAGGTTCACGACGACGTGCTGCGGGAACGTATCGACACGCAAGAAGGGCTTGCCCGATTGCAGGTGATTTACCCGACCGTTCCGCTTTCCAACGGCTTTCTACATGGCGGCATCGGTGCCGCCTGGATCAGCCGACACAAAACTGCATCAGTTATGCATAGCTGA
- a CDS encoding U32 family peptidase has protein sequence MELICPAGTPSALREAVQAGANAVYCGFRDETNARNFPGLNFSREELREAINFAHARHTEVFVAINTFMRAGDEHIWYQAVDDASALGADAVILADFGLMAYTAERHPHQRLHVSVQASASNADAISFLIDAFKAKRVVLPRVLTIPDIAKLGRKIACEMEVFVFGGLCVMAEGRCSLSSYATGKSPNMNGVCSPASHVRYRHDGSELVSELGDYTINRYPAGEAAGYPTLCKGRFNIGDEEGYAFEDPVSLDVMNHIDELRAAGVSALKIEGRQRGKAYVAEVVSTLRQTLAVGPEKRTALLLRLRTLSEGQQTTSGAYEKRWR, from the coding sequence ATGGAATTGATCTGTCCCGCCGGAACACCTTCCGCACTTCGCGAAGCCGTGCAGGCCGGAGCTAATGCAGTTTATTGCGGCTTTCGTGATGAAACCAACGCTCGCAATTTTCCGGGCCTCAACTTCAGCCGCGAAGAGCTACGCGAAGCGATCAATTTCGCCCATGCGCGTCACACTGAGGTCTTCGTCGCGATCAACACCTTCATGCGTGCTGGCGACGAGCATATCTGGTACCAAGCAGTGGATGATGCCTCGGCATTGGGTGCCGATGCCGTGATCCTCGCAGATTTCGGGCTGATGGCCTACACGGCAGAACGACATCCGCATCAGCGACTACATGTTTCGGTGCAGGCATCTGCTTCCAATGCCGATGCAATCAGCTTTCTGATCGATGCTTTCAAGGCAAAACGTGTGGTGCTGCCACGCGTACTGACAATCCCTGATATTGCAAAGCTTGGACGCAAGATCGCCTGCGAAATGGAAGTGTTCGTCTTTGGCGGTTTGTGCGTCATGGCCGAAGGCCGCTGCTCGCTATCGTCTTACGCCACCGGAAAGTCACCCAATATGAATGGAGTCTGCTCACCAGCAAGTCATGTGCGTTATCGCCACGATGGCTCAGAGCTGGTTTCAGAACTTGGGGATTACACCATCAATCGTTATCCGGCAGGCGAAGCAGCAGGTTATCCCACCCTTTGCAAAGGGCGCTTCAACATCGGTGATGAGGAAGGCTATGCATTTGAAGATCCTGTATCTCTCGATGTGATGAACCACATTGACGAACTCCGTGCGGCCGGTGTTTCAGCCCTGAAAATCGAAGGGCGGCAACGTGGAAAAGCCTATGTTGCAGAGGTTGTTTCGACGCTCCGTCAAACTCTTGCAGTCGGACCTGAAAAGCGGACCGCACTGCTTTTACGGCTACGCACATTGAGTGAAGGTCAGCAGACCACATCGGGTGCCTATGAAAAACGCTGGAGATAG
- the narI gene encoding respiratory nitrate reductase subunit gamma has protein sequence MASHINTFLFGIYPYIALSVLALGSIFRYDREPYTWRSGSSQLLRRKQLMWGSVLFHLGVLVIFAGHFVGLLTPIWVFDTLGISHEAKQILAIVAGGVAGVMAIIGATLLVHRRLFDPRIRASSRPTDTLIIILLWIQLLLGLATIPVSLQHLDGHEMVKFMSWAQGIFTFNSQASSYVADASLIFKLHIGLGLTILLLFPFTRLVHMLSAPVRYIWRPGYQVVRKRNNSRAPSHARIQNNFRTEQN, from the coding sequence ATGGCTAGTCATATCAATACGTTCCTGTTCGGGATTTATCCCTATATTGCGCTGAGCGTTTTGGCACTCGGTTCAATCTTCCGCTATGACCGCGAGCCCTATACATGGCGCTCCGGTTCCAGCCAGCTTTTGCGCCGCAAGCAGCTGATGTGGGGTTCGGTACTGTTCCATCTCGGTGTGCTTGTGATTTTCGCCGGACATTTTGTCGGGTTGCTCACGCCAATCTGGGTATTTGATACGCTCGGCATCAGCCATGAAGCCAAGCAGATACTTGCCATTGTGGCAGGTGGCGTTGCAGGTGTCATGGCAATTATCGGCGCCACGCTTCTTGTGCATCGTCGCCTGTTTGACCCGCGCATTCGCGCGTCATCACGCCCGACTGATACGCTCATCATCATTCTGCTCTGGATTCAGCTGCTTTTGGGACTTGCGACCATTCCGGTATCGCTACAGCATCTGGATGGCCATGAAATGGTGAAATTCATGAGCTGGGCACAGGGTATCTTCACCTTCAACTCGCAGGCTTCAAGCTACGTTGCAGATGCATCGCTTATCTTCAAGCTGCATATTGGCTTGGGTCTGACGATCCTTCTGTTGTTCCCGTTTACACGTCTCGTTCATATGCTGAGCGCACCTGTGCGTTATATCTGGCGTCCCGGTTATCAGGTTGTGCGCAAGCGCAATAATAGCCGGGCACCATCCCATGCTCGCATTCAGAACAACTTTCGGACGGAGCAGAACTGA
- a CDS encoding Lrp/AsnC family transcriptional regulator codes for MDELDKRLITELRINGRASVPQLAELLGVARATAQKRLDRMIANGDIKGFTVRVRDDIGKDQIRAFMLIEMSGSSLKATISAIKRVPGLTGVFNTNGIWDVIAELEVSTISELNEVISTIRSLQGVSKSETFIMLGPA; via the coding sequence ATGGACGAGCTGGACAAGAGACTGATCACAGAGCTTCGCATCAATGGCCGAGCTTCCGTTCCACAGCTTGCTGAGCTTCTAGGCGTTGCCCGCGCCACCGCGCAAAAACGGCTCGACCGCATGATTGCCAATGGCGACATTAAAGGCTTCACCGTCCGGGTCCGTGATGATATCGGCAAAGATCAGATCCGCGCCTTCATGCTGATCGAAATGTCAGGCTCATCACTCAAAGCTACAATCAGCGCAATCAAACGTGTTCCGGGTCTAACAGGCGTTTTTAACACGAACGGAATCTGGGATGTAATTGCCGAGCTGGAAGTCTCGACCATCTCCGAGCTTAACGAAGTGATTTCGACGATACGATCCCTTCAGGGCGTGAGCAAAAGCGAAACTTTCATCATGCTAGGGCCAGCATAG
- a CDS encoding SCP2 domain-containing protein, with translation MMKIPPAVVAPVRFVPPFLISPFISRVFFQVIEAHPGLFERLGEHVNKRFGFLPSDLPFVFLVEPGAPRISVLRNKDDFKTDAAIEGPLVLLLALLEGKLDGDALFFSRDITVTGDMEAMLALRNALDDCNIDLPADLGRGAGPFAPLVRTIAGFVRDKALTADTSEDARSWN, from the coding sequence ATGATGAAAATTCCGCCTGCCGTGGTCGCTCCGGTTCGGTTTGTTCCGCCTTTTCTGATTAGCCCATTTATTTCTCGCGTTTTCTTTCAGGTAATCGAGGCACATCCCGGCCTGTTTGAACGGCTGGGCGAGCACGTCAACAAACGATTTGGCTTCCTGCCCTCCGATCTACCCTTCGTCTTTCTGGTAGAACCTGGCGCCCCCCGTATTTCAGTGCTTCGCAACAAAGACGACTTTAAAACCGATGCCGCAATCGAAGGCCCGCTCGTCCTGCTACTGGCTCTTCTGGAAGGCAAGCTTGATGGCGATGCTCTGTTTTTCTCGCGCGACATCACTGTGACCGGCGACATGGAGGCCATGCTTGCCCTGCGCAATGCGCTGGATGATTGCAATATTGATCTGCCAGCCGATCTTGGACGCGGTGCAGGACCTTTCGCCCCGTTGGTGCGAACCATTGCAGGCTTTGTGCGCGACAAAGCGCTTACTGCTGACACAAGCGAGGATGCCCGTTCATGGAATTGA
- a CDS encoding DUF2478 domain-containing protein, whose protein sequence is MTTQPLLAAILAEKDVAVDPLLASVAARAGEYGLKVAGFLQHRGPDTDECCREIVIERIGSGNRQIISQPLGTGSRGCRLDPAALADVAGSLRAEIEAGTDLLILNRFGKGETEGQGFRTVIELAYAKQIPVLTVVRETYVEGWNEFAGDFGILLAPDQTILADWLEGLIPLRQLSAAS, encoded by the coding sequence ATGACCACACAGCCGCTTCTTGCAGCAATTCTGGCCGAAAAAGACGTGGCGGTCGATCCGCTGTTGGCGTCGGTTGCTGCGAGGGCCGGAGAATATGGCTTGAAGGTCGCGGGTTTTTTGCAACACCGTGGCCCCGATACCGACGAATGCTGCCGGGAAATTGTTATTGAACGGATTGGCAGCGGCAATCGGCAAATTATCTCGCAACCGCTCGGTACCGGCTCACGCGGTTGCAGGCTTGATCCGGCAGCACTTGCAGATGTGGCCGGATCGTTGCGTGCCGAAATCGAAGCCGGAACAGATTTGCTGATCCTCAACCGGTTTGGCAAAGGCGAAACCGAAGGTCAGGGGTTTCGGACCGTTATCGAGCTGGCCTATGCAAAGCAGATACCAGTGCTGACAGTCGTGCGCGAAACCTATGTTGAGGGCTGGAACGAGTTCGCAGGAGATTTCGGTATCTTGCTTGCACCGGACCAGACGATTCTCGCAGACTGGCTTGAGGGTCTCATCCCGCTTAGACAGCTATCTGCTGCAAGTTGA
- a CDS encoding UbiD family decarboxylase: MKNACSLPPFYRDLQSFVSELERRGDLVRIQRRVSLLHEITEIHKRVLEADGPALLFENPVDAEGKMQSIPLLANLFGAERRIAWGLGRRPEELPTLANLLAELRAPTPPRSAGEIWNKLPLAKAALAMRPRRVSRASVHEILREGDAIDLDALPIQWCWPGEPAPLVTWPLVITCAPDDPSDINVGIYRMQKLGRDRLVMRWLAHRGGARHHRMWQKVGKDMPVAVAIGADPATILAAVMPLPEGMSELAFSGLLSGRRPAVADARTVPITVPANAEIVLEGFVSATETAPEGPYGDHTGYYNSVEDFPVMQLSAITTRKNPIYLSTYTGRPPDEPSKLGEVMNQLFVPVVRKQFPEITDLWMPAAACSYRAMVVAIDKRYPGQARRVMMGLWSMLPQFSYTKLIIAVDPDINVRNWDDVLWALSTRFDASRDLIMLDRTPVDYLDFASPRSGLGGKLGLDATNKISAETDREWGAVLSMNAETIAGIDAIWGELGIDRESR; encoded by the coding sequence ATGAAAAATGCTTGCTCTCTGCCTCCTTTCTATCGCGATCTACAGAGCTTCGTATCGGAGCTTGAACGACGCGGTGATCTTGTCCGCATCCAGCGTCGAGTTTCGCTGCTTCATGAAATCACCGAAATTCATAAACGCGTTCTGGAAGCTGATGGACCGGCTCTGCTGTTTGAAAATCCGGTTGATGCTGAAGGCAAAATGCAATCCATCCCTTTGCTTGCCAATCTTTTCGGTGCTGAACGACGGATTGCATGGGGGCTAGGTCGCAGGCCGGAAGAGCTGCCTACTTTAGCCAATCTACTGGCAGAGTTGAGAGCGCCGACACCGCCGCGTTCAGCAGGTGAAATCTGGAATAAGCTGCCTCTGGCAAAAGCAGCCCTGGCAATGCGACCGCGGCGTGTCAGTCGAGCGTCGGTGCATGAAATCCTACGCGAGGGAGACGCCATTGATCTGGACGCGTTGCCGATACAATGGTGCTGGCCGGGGGAGCCTGCTCCACTGGTGACATGGCCGTTGGTCATTACTTGTGCGCCCGACGATCCATCCGACATCAATGTTGGCATTTACCGGATGCAGAAGCTCGGACGAGACAGGCTAGTGATGCGTTGGCTGGCTCATCGGGGTGGCGCACGGCATCATCGCATGTGGCAGAAGGTCGGCAAGGATATGCCCGTCGCTGTTGCCATCGGTGCGGATCCAGCGACAATTCTTGCCGCCGTCATGCCTTTGCCTGAAGGGATGAGTGAGCTTGCATTTTCGGGTCTTTTGTCGGGGCGAAGGCCTGCAGTCGCAGATGCGCGCACGGTGCCCATCACAGTCCCAGCCAATGCAGAAATTGTGCTTGAAGGCTTCGTATCGGCAACCGAAACCGCGCCGGAAGGCCCCTATGGGGATCACACTGGTTATTATAATAGTGTGGAAGACTTTCCAGTTATGCAGCTTAGCGCGATCACGACGCGCAAGAACCCGATTTATCTTTCCACTTACACCGGGCGTCCGCCTGATGAACCTTCCAAGCTCGGCGAGGTGATGAACCAGCTGTTTGTACCGGTCGTGCGAAAACAATTTCCAGAGATCACGGACCTTTGGATGCCAGCCGCGGCATGTTCTTATCGGGCAATGGTGGTCGCCATCGACAAGCGGTATCCGGGGCAGGCCCGCAGGGTGATGATGGGACTTTGGTCAATGCTGCCGCAGTTCAGCTACACCAAGCTTATCATTGCTGTCGATCCTGATATCAATGTGCGCAATTGGGATGATGTCCTCTGGGCTTTGTCGACACGCTTCGACGCGAGCCGTGACTTGATCATGCTCGATCGCACGCCAGTGGATTATCTCGATTTCGCATCACCGCGCTCGGGGCTTGGTGGAAAGCTTGGACTTGATGCAACCAACAAGATCAGTGCGGAAACCGATCGCGAATGGGGCGCAGTCCTTTCCATGAATGCAGAAACAATTGCGGGGATAGACGCGATATGGGGCGAACTGGGAATAGACCGGGAGAGCAGATAG
- a CDS encoding peptidylprolyl isomerase: protein MPPKPRPIFDAVSVNGVAIAESDILTEAQNHPAENPGAALLAAARALAVRELLLQRAREVGITPEREKDAEGRPETDDDALVRMVIDQEVEVPSASSDECLRFYEKNRQRFTSSPLLQASHILIAADPADQQAREKARGTASFLATSIVAEPAIFAAMAHEYSACPSAAQGGSLGQLSRGSTVPEFERALDRLAPGEITAAPIESRFGFHIIKLDHRVDGEVLPFDFVAERIAGWLEASTWSKAVSQYIAILAAEAEITGIDLLSGEEESK, encoded by the coding sequence ATACCGCCAAAGCCGCGCCCGATCTTTGATGCGGTTTCGGTTAACGGCGTTGCGATTGCCGAAAGCGACATTCTGACGGAGGCACAAAACCACCCGGCTGAAAACCCGGGAGCAGCATTGCTTGCAGCCGCTCGCGCCCTTGCAGTCCGAGAGTTGCTTTTGCAGCGCGCAAGAGAAGTCGGCATAACCCCAGAACGTGAGAAAGATGCCGAAGGGCGTCCTGAAACCGATGACGATGCGCTGGTGCGCATGGTGATCGATCAGGAAGTTGAGGTGCCTTCTGCATCAAGTGATGAATGTCTGCGCTTTTATGAGAAAAACCGGCAGCGTTTCACCAGCTCGCCTTTGCTTCAAGCAAGCCACATTCTGATTGCGGCCGACCCAGCCGATCAACAGGCGCGCGAAAAGGCACGCGGCACGGCATCGTTCCTGGCTACTTCTATTGTGGCTGAACCAGCAATATTTGCGGCGATGGCGCACGAATATTCCGCCTGCCCTTCGGCCGCACAGGGTGGCAGCCTTGGGCAATTGTCGCGAGGCAGTACCGTGCCGGAGTTTGAGCGTGCGCTTGATCGTCTTGCACCCGGTGAAATCACAGCGGCGCCGATTGAAAGCCGCTTTGGCTTTCACATTATCAAGCTCGATCATCGTGTCGATGGCGAGGTGTTGCCATTCGATTTTGTGGCCGAGCGCATCGCGGGCTGGCTTGAAGCTTCCACCTGGTCGAAAGCTGTTTCGCAATATATTGCTATTTTGGCCGCCGAGGCAGAGATTACCGGTATCGACCTTTTGTCCGGTGAGGAAGAAAGCAAATGA
- the narJ gene encoding nitrate reductase molybdenum cofactor assembly chaperone — protein MNRALKIISLLLSYPSKDVQSGREELKAAVASDPSLSPGIHKLLDNLIDDLCKGDLYEAQERYVHLFDRTRALSLHLFEHVHGESRDRGQAMVDLLKMYEENGFDIDAKELPDYLPLFLEFLSTRSPEEIHDLLAQTAHITTAIGERLRKRRSIYANAFAAISHLGRVKPDEKLLGELLRQEEDDPDDLAALDRIWEEEAVTFGSSNAGDNACGPDRLRMQVRAARRNPAASSNASQI, from the coding sequence ATGAACAGGGCTCTGAAAATCATATCGCTTCTGCTGTCCTATCCTTCGAAGGACGTCCAGTCTGGACGTGAGGAACTGAAAGCCGCTGTCGCCAGCGACCCCAGTCTTTCGCCCGGAATCCATAAGTTACTCGACAATTTGATCGATGACCTTTGCAAAGGCGATCTCTACGAGGCACAGGAGCGTTACGTGCATCTGTTTGATCGCACCCGCGCGCTGTCTCTGCACCTGTTTGAACATGTGCATGGCGAAAGCCGCGATCGTGGTCAGGCAATGGTTGATCTTTTGAAGATGTATGAGGAAAACGGCTTCGACATTGATGCCAAGGAACTGCCGGATTATCTGCCGCTGTTTCTTGAATTCTTGTCGACGCGTTCGCCGGAAGAAATCCACGATCTGCTGGCGCAGACTGCGCACATCACCACAGCCATCGGCGAACGCCTGCGCAAGCGGCGCTCAATCTATGCCAATGCGTTTGCTGCAATTTCGCATCTTGGCCGCGTGAAGCCTGATGAAAAGTTGCTGGGTGAATTGCTGCGCCAGGAAGAGGATGATCCCGACGATCTGGCTGCTCTCGACCGTATCTGGGAAGAAGAAGCGGTAACATTTGGCAGTTCTAATGCGGGCGACAACGCCTGCGGTCCGGACCGGTTGCGTATGCAGGTGCGTGCTGCACGCCGTAATCCGGCGGCATCCTCAAACGCCAGCCAAATCTAG